The genomic interval TGTTCAGTAGACAACAGTACAGCCCTTAAGTCGTCATTTGATTTCAGTAAGTTCATACTCAGTCTCCTTTTTTAGTAGTCCAAGATAACTGACTAGATAAGCAGACCTGTTCTGTAACAGGACACCTAGATTAGTTGCCCTGAGACACTATAAAGGAACACTGAACAGAGAAATAACTAAACAGCTTGAAGATAAAAGCAAGGTGTGCTTTGTCACTAGGGGTGTGCGAGGGTTAGTTTCACTTTCACGAGAAGCAGTATTTCTAGGGGTGCATGCTaaagcccagcacttaggagactaaGACAGGGGTAGCCTGACTTGAGGCTACCTTTAGGTACAGAGGAACGGCATTGCCttgaaaaggaaggaatgaaggaaaaacccaaccaatcaaccaacaaaccaacccaACAAAAAACAAGTCGCACTTCAGCCGCACCTCTGCTGAAGAGCAGGTGAATCCCCACACGGAATAGTGCTCAAAACCACAGTGTTTCATTCACTCTCCAGGTTTTCCCTCTAGCCTGAGGATCATCTGCATTTTCAGTTCACAGGGGAAGGTACTGACTCCTCCCATCCAAAAGTCAAGCAAATTCCGGACTCGCTATATTTTTGCAACCACTTCCTGAAAGGTAGAGGGCCCCTGGAAATTTCATACAATATTAAGTCTCCTTGGTGATGCCCGTGGCTTCAGGGTAAGGATCTAGGGCCAGATCCAGCTGCAGAAAATACTTAGGAAGTTATTTCTGATAGGCTTTTCCATCCTGGGTAGGGTTCAAGTTCTGGAAGGCCGTCAGGCTGGGCGCTGCTGATCCTCTTCATGCTTGCAGTCTTCCtagatggggctggggagaaaaaaagtccatgcaggaggctgagggaACCAGCAATCAATCTCCAGTGGCAGCGTGCAGATACCTCGCAATATCACGGTGGCCCTGCTCTTCAGCCAAGTCTACCGGCAGGCGTCCCCAGGCGTCACACACATCCAGCCGAGCCCCTGCCCGGTGGAGCACCACTAGCGTGTCCAGGAAGCCCTCCCGCGCTGCATCATGCACAGGTCTGGTAAGGGTGGCAGGGTCGGCGCAGTTGGGTTCTGCCCCGTGGAGCAGCAGCAACTCTGCCACCTGGGCGCTGCCCATCATCATGACCTGAAGGGAAAAATAAGGGAAAGACCTCAGAGGCAGGGGCAGCAAAGGTGCTTGCCAGCTTCAGTTGTCTGGTTTCTCACTTGCTTACACAATCCACTCCCCACCCACTATAGTGTAGACTGAACTCAACGTATTTTATTCTCCAAGGGTGAAGCAATAAAAAAGGGCAGAGAAATGGCTTATTTCTTATATGGAACGTTGGGCAACAGAGACTTCGTTAAGTGATTTATTAGCTTagtatttgaacatttttttttaatttattttacccTTTTCCTGAAAATCGACTTTTTCCCTCACATAAATTTTGCTTAAGAtatcctctccctccactccccgCTCCTCCCATGTCCCCTTTCATCGGATCggttccctttctgtctcttgttagaaAACAATTAGGCTTCTAAGTGATagcataaaatataagataaaacaaaaactaatacatcggaattgaacaaaacagaagagaaaagggcACAAGAGACCCACTCTTTCATACACTCGGgagttttataaaaacaaagtgGGAGCTGTAATATATTCAGAGAGGATCCAGTGCAGGTCCACGCAGACGCAGACCGCCTTAGACATTGCCTTAGACTCTGAGTTGTTATGAGCTTTGATCATTCAGAGGACCTTGTTTTCTTGTTATCccccatctcctctggctcttacactatTTCTACCTTCTGTAGGGaactcttctgcagggttcctcAGTCCTGTAGGGGAGGGAGTTGATGGAGATACCCACTCAAgcctgagtgttccaaggtctctcgaTAGCTGCTTATTGTCTGGCAGTGGGTTCTGTATCTGTTCAcatctgctgtaggaggaagcttctctgatgatggctgagcaagactaGACATGTCTAAGTACAGCACAATGGCCTtataagtcattttattgctatttttttttttgaacaatactatttggttttatcctagttTGCTGAGCTATACTCTCTGGATCTTAGTCACTCTAGCAATGTCAGTTACATCTTGTGGAGTGGGTCTCTAGTCAAGTCAGGCATCATTGGTCGGTTACTCTCACAGTTTGTGCCAGCCTTTCCCtagtatatcttgcaggcaggacaccagaAACCAGGCTTTATATATAAGGTTTTATATTGTTTTCCTCTAACCCTCTAGGTCTAACCAACcctatgtgctggctagtttgaCACACTaatttgggaagaggaacctcagctgagaaaagcCTCCACCAGATTGGTCTCTAGGCAAATTTTGTTGGTTACtgaaaaatgtgtatgtgtgggggttcCAATCCATTCTGAGTGTGTGCCCCACATGTGGTCCTGGAGGAAAGGTGGCTGAATTTGAGccttgagcaagccagtaagcagtgttcctccatgatctctgcttaaCTTCCATCGGAAATGCACTGTAGCAAttaaatgtaagccaaataaaacccttTCTCTCTAAGCTCCTTTTGCTTGTGgtgtttctcacagcaacagaaagcaaatgagaacaccacataatgttttttttttttttagaagttagAGCAATGCTTTACAGGAGAAAACAATCAAAGGCAGTTTGAAAAAAGGTCTTGCTCCTTCAATGTCATGGATGTCGGTGCTCACAAACTACATAGGAGATCAGGAGAAAGTTGTCACATTCCAAGCTTATATAACATTATGGAAACAAATTATTTAGCATCTTATAACATTTTAACCTAGCATGATATACGGTGGAAAGTTTAGACATACAGTGAACATACACTGTAACATGAAATTAACATTAATTTATATTGTGCAAAAATTTTAATggcaaatatcatttttttttctgtataaaaagTTTGGCACTTGCAATCACAAAGATGCATAATTAAGAAAACCCAACAACAATGTTTTGAAGATGTAATCCCCATTGCagctgtttgtgtgtatgtacactgtgCAAACATTTGCTTCTACATTTTAAATTAGTCATAAAGCAGGTTTTGGTATCTAACTGTTGTAAACAGTCACTGGCTCTGGTGGGCCTGTGTGCTTTGACAGTTACACAGTGGCAGTGGTCATGTGCCAGTTTTTAGTACATAACATTAGaaacattcctttcttccttcaagaaacacaacaacctttttctttctcttagcgAGGAGGTAAAGGCTATTTTTACAGCCGcaaaaagatttaaaagtttttagtaaaaatcataaaattttttaTAAGGTTTTTATACtcacaattatttttgttacttttaaaatattcttttgttaaaTACCTCTTTTTCGTAAAAACTGAGGAGGAATGGTACTTATTTTTCTAAACTATGCTATTAACAAAAACGCTGATTTTTCATAGTCCCAGAGATGGTGGGATGAATGAAAAAGGCGACTATATTAATCGACAGGAGAGTACAAAAGCACTATGTTAGATCTTCAAGAAATAAATCAATACTAATCACAGCAGGATTAATAAAGACTGAACAAATGTATCTCAACAATCAATAGAATGTTTAAGGAACCCCTTTGTTCTGCCGAAAGGACCCAACTGTTCTGTTGGGAGGGCTTTGCCTGTTCGCATTAAACAGTGAAAAACTACACATTGTTACTGCCCGCATACAAGGAATTAAGTGCTGGGTTGGGGaaatccttggtcctatgaatgcGATTAGGtttatgaggaaaataaaaaggattcATACCATTGTTCACAAGTTCATAGTGAACTCGACCCACGTACTACATACATTTTTGTGGATTTCCCTGAATCTAGGCCATGTAACTGGTAATCTCATCTTTATCGTGTCGTTCTCTGTATCTGACCCTCCCTTTCCCACTTTGCTCCCCGAGTGATACCTTCTTTCTATGACTGTCAGATGGCAGAATAAAATACTGGTATTTTTGTTCCACCATTGCAAAGAGGCTGGAGACGTTGCTCACGGGTAGCGCACTTGCCCAGAATGTACGGGGGCCCTAGGTTCCAGACCCAACATCGcaaaatgaagagaaagccaATCTAGCGCAGAGGGGTGGGTATTTCGatcgttttttgtttttcaggatttTTGCTCTTGCAAAGCCTGCCTCCCGTCGGGCCCGCACACATTCAGCACCAGCGGGCTGCCCAGGTGGTGCCCAGTTAACAACTCGCAGCCGCGGAGGGCACCGCGCTCGTGCGCCCTCTGCCGGTAAGGCCTGGGGACCCCGCTACCTGGATTGGGCGCCTCCCGAAGCGGTTGACGGCGTTGGGATCGGCGCCGGCTTCCAGGAGCTGCCGCACCGTCTCCACCTGCCCCCGAGCCGCGGCGGTGGCCAGGCCCGCGTCGCTGCCGCCGCCCAACATGCCCTTGTCCCCGGTCCCTGGCAGAAATGGTCCTCCGCCGGCCGTGAGATTGCTACAGCCTCGTCTCTGAGTGGCTCCTCCTCTCTTGAGAATCCAGCAGCTTCGGCGAGCTTCCCGGGAACGATCGAGCACTGCTAGCGACTGGGAACCGCACCGCGGGCACAGCCGACTAGCGCCGCCGGGTGGGGAGCCCGCCCGCACTGAGCAGCAGCGTTCGGCCCCACCGCCGGCCCCGCCCCCTCAGACCACGCCTGCTCGTCTAGCCCCGCCCACATTTCGCAACGTCATGAGGCAAATGGGCGGGGAGGGGGCTCGTATCTGAGAGTCGGAAGGTCTTATACGCCTGCGCAGAACATTAAGCttcctagcctggaacttaccGTGGCCGGTTGAATGTTTTTGAAAAAGTTGTGCCTCTGCATTCAGTAGGCGGAGCAGAGGTCTTTATTTAGCGCAGGTCTGTAGGTTTCGCTTTGGAGACATTAATCGTTCTTTTGCAATGACTGGCGGAACGAAAGCCTTTAGGGTGAAAAATTTCCACTTTCTGAAAGTGACAACATTTGTTCTGCTAGGCTAGTTCATCTTTCGAGCGGTATTTGAATTTAACGAGTTTCACATCTAGCATCAGACTGAGCAGTTTTCTTTTGACAATGCCTTCCTATTTAGTCAGCGAAGAATAATAAAACATCCCAAGGATCCTGTTTTtcctgtctttaatttcttcccctTGAGCTGTGGTTGTAATTctgaagttcaaaaaaaaaaaaatgttttagagaaAGGTAacgtcacacacacaaaagtagatCATAATAAGAATTTAAGATTTCTGGATGTGTGCTCacctacttgggaggctgagacaggagggccCCTGAAATGCAGAAGTTCAAAGGCAATCAGTATGTAACTAACCAGGCCCCCTTCCAAAGCCCATAAGATCCAGTTCCACATGTGTAATGTATATCTTAGTTTGCCCTCTTACCAGTTTAAACCCAACTCAGCAAGTATTTGATTTTTAGTTATCATGTGTAATAAAAAGCATTTATGCAAGaataatgaaacaataaaacTTGGATGTGGCGCTGAACCTGTCATTAAACAGGGTGAACCTGTCATTAAACCTTCCTCTGAAGATGTAAAGATCAAGTGCTGCACAGCTCCCGAATCTTCCTGGGGAGACAGAGTGAACATACtgctttaaagtttttaaatgttacaacTGTTGCTACAGTGAAATAGGAAGAGAGCCACACATTGTATGTCTGTTGCCGAACAACTCTGGGCCCAGAGATACTGTGAGAATGGCTGGGCAGTTCTTATTTACAAAACAGGTTGAGAGTGCTTGTGGAGGAGGTCTAAAAGGAAGCCAGGTGTCTTATCGATAAAAACTCAAAGCCTTCAGAGCACGTCTTCTGGTACACATGTGTCAGATTTCCCATTTAGAACTATTTGCTGATGACTACTCTACTCTTAGTCCTCAGCAGGAGACTAGAAGTCTGCTTCTGGGTGAAACATGTTTATAAACTGTCTAtggtctccccccccccaatccccGTCTGCCTTGGGAGTCAGTCATTCACTGTTGCCAGTGTGCACAGATAGGATGAGAGGTGGAGGACGAACAATGAATGGGTCGTTGAAGTCAGAGCTTCTGACATGAGGGACGTTGGTGTTTTGCTAGCAAGTGGAAGAACTAAACCAGCAGGTTGATATTGATGGGTGGGAAGCAAATAGATTCTAGGACATTTTTACCAGTAAAACTTTGCTACTCTGAAATTTAATTCACAGTTAAATGTAGCCTAGAaggctatgtgtgtatgtgtgtgtgtgtgtgtgtgtgtgagtgtgtgcgtgcatttgGTGTAAGAGcatattatgtgtgcatgtgagatagggtctttctttGAACCTTGAGGTAGACAGGTGGCCAGACCCTCTGGTTCTATCTCTGCTCTCCCTTTTCCCCAGCACTGTGGTTACAACTGCATCTTGGACAATGCCATCTTCTATGTAGATTCTGTCATTTGAGCTCAGATCCTCATATTTACGTAAcaaacacttttacccactgaaccatctctgtaggTCCAGTAATCTGACTTGTAAGGATGTTGTGGGGACCTTTGTTTCTAATGGATCCAGCAATTTTAAATGTAGTCCAACATACCTACACTGACTATTGACTATGTCCTAAATCCTAACTTTTAATATGATGATAGATTTTAGTGTGCTATTTTTGCTGAAAGATATATTTACTGGGTATGTTGGGTCTTTATCAGTTTGctttaattaagtaattaattaattaattaatttattccttTTTAGTACTTgtgactgaactcaggctcttGTGGATACTAGGCAGTTGTTCTGTTATGGGCCTGCATCTCCAGCAAGTGCTGACATCGTTAAAATATTCACTGCAATCACGCTGCTTCACGTAACTTAACAGTGAGCTTTGAACTTCTCTGAAACTTGGAAAGTAAAAGGTACTTTGCACAAATTTCTAAGCTACCTTCTGTATAGTTCCTGTTTCTGGGGATAAAAcgtttataaatgagaaaatgcaaaagaattgttttcctttgaaggaaacacaagaaaatcaTGGTAATGCAGGGGAAAAGCCAATGAGCAGAATGACTGGGAGTTTTCCATGAGGAAGAAATGGGAGCTTAACTCATCAAGTTGAAGGAAAAGCTTTTGGGGTAGGGGCACTGTTTGCCAAGCGCGCGAGCGCTGTCACCAGCACCAAGGACAGCGACAACTCGTCCTGCAGGTCTGGGTGGTCCTTAACCTCAGCAAACAATTCTGGGATTCAGTGCTCCCTTGATGGTTTAATGTCCCCTTCCCCACCTGCCaccgcctgtaatcccagcatcccggaagctgtggcaggaggattgtggcaagtttaaggccagcctggactacagggtgAGGCCTTGTTTTAAAAGaccacaaacaaaataacaagaaacacCCATAAAGAAACTCAATGAGCTTTCCCCACAAAACCCAACCTGCTCAACTTGTTTTCCAGATATTATTGTATTATGTAATATTATCTCTATAAAGAATAATATTCACTATATTTGAAAGAAGGTAAACAAACAAGCATTCTATTTCCTGTTCCAAGTGCCCTACAAATTCTATTACATTCTGCCTCCGTAAAGGTCCTACATACACTGGTATCATAGCTTTACAGATAAGACAAAACAATAAGGGAAATAAGAAACTTGTATTATCCCCTAGTCATTGGAGGTGGGATCTTAATTGTGTGGCTTCAGAGCCTCTGAAGGACAGGATGAAGGACAACCTGATGTTTGTAGCTCAGACACAGTGAGAGATGAATCAGGGTAGAGGACAGTTTCAACAGAAGTGTGTTAGCTGTACCTTGGTCAAGTGGAGGACTCATTAagtaaggagaaagagaaaccagagGATAACTGGCTTTAAATTTGGAAATCAGGAGGAGGGAGTTTGTACAATCAATTCTAGTATTGTATATCATGAAAATCATCGAGGATATGTATGAGCTACTTCATGCCACTAGAAACAGACTCACCATAAAGTATAGGTACCTACTGTTTCTGTGTTCTAGTACAGCATTTCCaaatgaggagagaaagaaatacagaatcaTTTCTGGGGTGTTTCAAATTATATACAACCCATCTCCTTTTTAAGGAGGCTTAGTCTTTCTAGTGGGTAATTCTTATTTCAGGATTCACACTACACCCCATTTTATGTCCTTTATATCACAGTGTTCTttgcttctcccctccccacttcttgtcctgaacttttttttttttttttttttttttttttttttttttttttttggtttttcaagacagggtttctctgtatagccctggctgtcctggagctcactctgtagaccaggcttgcctcgaactcagaaattcctacctctgctttccaagtgctgggattaaaggcatgcatcaccattgcccagctttgTCCTGGACTTTTAAGAGAAGGTCTCACAAAGTTGCTCAGTCTGACCTTGCTGTAAATCCCAGGTTACTCTTCAGTTTTCTACTGCCCTGACTCAgcttcctaagggctgggattataggcatgcatcaccatccctgacttctcTGATAATCTGTCATATCTTTAGGGGGTTGAGGGATAGTGGTCTCTAGACTTTACTTCTTCATTTTCCAGGGGGACCAGCTCTTAAGAGGACATGTTCTTCTTTGCTACCTGGTCATCTACATACCAGAAGGTCAACACAGGCACTAAGTGTTTTAACATTCATTTGTAAGTTTTCGAGATAATGAATTATCTCTTGCATATTCTAAAATGATCGATGATTTGAAGATTGTTGTTATTGATTTAAACAGTGTGCTTCAACCCTGTTGAATTCTTGTTGATTCTGTAAGCCCTATATTTGTGGCCTCCGTAAGTTGGTTCCTGAATTCTTTTTGCATGACTCAGTGGCCTTGCTTAAAATCTTTGAATTTTGGTATGACAGTATGTTCTAGTGTTATCTTGCACATTTCATGTTGTACTATGAACAATTCATCTGAGGAGCACTGGGTCTTTTTAGTaggaaataatatttcaaaactaCAAGCAGAGTGTTGGTGGAACATTTTTGCTTCAAGGTTGGACATTATATGTCTTGGTCCATGTCTTTATATGAAAAACTTAATTGTTTCTTAACTCAGGAtgattatatataatttcatctACATGAAAGTTGATGAACAACTTTCATCAACAAGGGAGTTGTTAGCAGTTTAGTAGCATAGACCTTTGGGTAGGTGTGGTGTGGAATCAAAATGATTGctacaaccaaaaaaaaaaatgcaatgaatCAATATCCAAAATGCCCCATAACATGTCTGTCTTTGAGAGACCATGCTTAAGTAATATATTGGTAGTGAGAGATGTAATCAAAGAAATGATTTATTAAAATCAGGAATTCTCTACCCATATGGGATACCTACAGTGTCCCTCTTAGCAGTTAGACCATTCCTTCTACACAGCCCAGCTCCACTCAGAGTAGGCACTGGGCAGACCTGAACTCTCTGCTGTGCACACAGGCTTTATTGTACTCAAACATGCAACAATTTGTTTCCTAATTTTGTCACATCCTGTCTTAGCAGTTAAGCTCATTCTTTAAAGTGAGCATATATAGTTCAACTGCAGTTGAGCCTTTTGGGGGCACGGGTCTGCATTGGCTTATTTATTTCACCTAATGGTCATCAGCAAGTATTTATAAAGTGCCCATTATGTCCCAGACACTCTTCTAAGTCTTTAAAGCACATCAGTGACAGAAGATGACAAAACCCCAACCAAGCCAAAACACAGCACTGCTCCTTGGCTTTTATACTCTAGTTTGGACAGTGATTTCTGTTGAAAAATTAATTACAACACAGATATGTAAAGTTACACTTGAAGAAAGAACATGATTGGGCCTGAGGGATGGCCCATAGGTATGGCAGTTTGCCAGCCATTCTCACAAACTAAGCTTAGTCCCTAGATCCACATGATGGAAAAAGAGAAGTAGCTTCTACAAGcagtcctttttgtttctacaCATGTGCCGTGGCACATACTTCCCTCTTCTCCCAAAattaatacatgtaaaaaaaagtaaaaatgttaaatattatttaataccCTTTGTGTGCTATACTTATAATAAAACAGGTTAGAATTGGCTTGTAAAAAATGAATATCAATTGATCCAGATAAATATCcatataaaatcattaaaatatttgtattatatagataaataataaaaccagTATCTTAACACCTTATGAAGCTTTCATCAAGTAGAACTTGGTACCAACATGAAGACAGCATtaaattcttttggttttgtcatttgtTGGTTGGAGGGATACTCAAGCATTTAGTAGTGAGAAATCTAGATGTCAGGGCAAACCAAGACACAGTTGAAGAGAAAACTGGGACCAGAACATGGCACGCGGGAGCTCAGTATCATTATGATGACAGCAGCTTTAGGATTTTAAGTCTGACACTGTCACCTCAGAGCCTTTGATGTGGTCTTCAGTGGAGACAATGCTAAGTGAAAGTGTCAGACTAATTAAAATCAAGAGTTAGCAAAAGCATATGAAATGAATTCGGGATTTTTCATTTGGCatactgctttttaaattaatactcGAAAATTAACAAAGAAGTATTAGGCAGCTCTAGTAGTTCACACTTGAAAtcacagaactcaggaggctaaggcaggaggattgctttgatTTAAGGCCTTCCTTGCATTACACAGTGAATTATAGGCCAGCCTAACTTCacagtgagacctcatctcaaaacacATGTTAATTATGTTTAGGAAACTGTCTTCTCTGATTGTGATGAGCTTTTCAACTGGCTTAATTTGGGACAATCTTAATGTAAAAAATGATGACACAATTTAAATTACACTTCTGGGATAGGGAATCTTTCTAGATGTGGAACCTAACATAGAGTGAATCCTAGAATTAGAAAGCCACCATATTATGTTCCCTCATTCCCTATTGGAGTGGCAAAACCATAGGTAGACTGCAGTTGGGGAAAGAATATTCTCATGTTGTCactctgaactcagaaatcctcctacctttgcctctgagtgctgggattaaaggtatacatcaCCACTGTTCAGTTTGTGTGGGCTTCTTAATGGACTGTTTGATCTGAATCTAACCAGAAAGGAACTGGTCTGAATTTCAGAGGTCTGGATTCTCTGCAATGTTATGATGATTCAAAGAACGTAGGAGAATATTAGTGACCATAGCGTGACCTCCCTTGGATCTCTGTTTCCCCGACCAACATGACTCTGTAGAAGTCACTGTGGAACATGCCACTGAGGTGCACACTAGTTATTTCCTGAACTCTTTGGAAGGTGATCTCCTAGTATGTgaaagcagaggagcagtggaAAATAGCCCTTCTATTTTAGTCAATAGTTTGTCAGAAAATATTTCAGTCACCTGTTTTCAAGtacttttaaatttccattttattgtgCTCACTGTACTCATTCAGTTCCTTTGTATTTGTAATCACCAAGGTTTGAATATTGTGATATTAATATCACAATGTGCAAATTCAAATTGTGACTCATAATTCAAATGacaatatattcttttatgaAATGGATTATGGATAATGTGAGTATAGAAAGTATTAATTTCTATATGGGGCATTTCTACTCCTAAATTTTTGAAATTCTAGATGCTAAGTCATAATCCCAGAGTTCTTCATGTAGGGCAATGAAAGCATCTTAGCCATTCCTGTCACGCAGTGCACTGCTTTCTGTCAAAGCTATGTTAATGCAGGAAAGGGAAAGATGCAGTCTATTTCTGGGGTGAGGCTTTGCAGTTCAAGGGTTTACCACGTGCTTGGGCCAGAGTGAAGCACTTTGCTGGTAGAGAGGTCACACAGTGGGAGGAGTGAGAAATAGAGCTAGCATTCGACCTCATCTGTCAGTTACTGGTTGGGGAAGGAGGTAGAAGAGTGGAGCTTTGAAGCAATTGCTcccctagtctttttttttttttttttttggtttatttatcaTGTCTGAGCATTTATAGTAAAAGAATCCGTCCTCTGACCTGTTTTTAAGGCCTCAGTGTTGTGACATGTGCATTAGAACTGTTGTGGCACTCTATCTCATCACCGTCAGAACGGCTTTCATCAAGAATACAAACCACAAGTGATAAGGGTGTAGAGAAATTGAAACTCTTACCTGATgctgctggtaggagtgcaaactggtgCAGACACTGTGGGAAATTGGCATGCAGATTCCTTGAAAAACTAAAAGTTCAGGCTGCCACATGATCCAGTGGTGCCACCCTTGCGTGTATTTCTGAAGGATTCTGTGTGAGTTCACCACAGAGATACTTTCAGTTTGTGTGCTTTGCAGTAACACTTATAGTAGCTAAGGTATGGTGTTttgggaattataaaaaatgaatccaccccgcaaactttCCTGCCGGGACATGTTCTTGAGTCGGTTTTGACCAGCTCACCACATCCTgcgggctcttattattctctcccagctattaaaaacatctcgctcaca from Mastomys coucha isolate ucsf_1 unplaced genomic scaffold, UCSF_Mcou_1 pScaffold18, whole genome shotgun sequence carries:
- the Cdkn2b gene encoding cyclin-dependent kinase 4 inhibitor B isoform X2 produces the protein MLGGGSDAGLATAAARGQVETVRQLLEAGADPNAVNRFGRRPIQVMMMGSAQVAELLLLHGAEPNCADPATLTRPVHDAAREGFLDTLVVLHRAGARLDVCDAWGRLPVDLAEEQGHRDIASPI
- the Cdkn2b gene encoding cyclin-dependent kinase 4 inhibitor B isoform X1 encodes the protein MLGGGSDAGLATAAARGQVETVRQLLEAGADPNAVNRFGRRPIQVMMMGSAQVAELLLLHGAEPNCADPATLTRPVHDAAREGFLDTLVVLHRAGARLDVCDAWGRLPVDLAEEQGHRDIARYLHAATGD
- the Cdkn2b gene encoding cyclin-dependent kinase 4 inhibitor B isoform X3, translated to MVEQKYQYFILPSDSHRKKVMMMGSAQVAELLLLHGAEPNCADPATLTRPVHDAAREGFLDTLVVLHRAGARLDVCDAWGRLPVDLAEEQGHRDIARYLHAATGD